A window of the Tessaracoccus sp. MC1865 genome harbors these coding sequences:
- a CDS encoding thiamine ABC transporter substrate binding subunit — protein sequence MKFFVHSAIAAAAVLALAACGGAATPGGTEGPARETSEALTSSSTLTVVTHDSFSLPDDLKARFAEESGLDVTYVQPGDSGTLVNQLILTKDSPLGDVVFGIDNTYASRAAEEGVLSGYESEALPEEARAMATEGLTPIDFGDVCINADKRWFAEHDLTIPATLDDLLKPEYKDLLVVTHPASSSPGLAFLLATIGEKGDGWLDYWSALADNGLKVASGWTEAYYTDFSGADGAGPRPLVLSYATSPAYTVDGDESTTEALLDTCFRQVEYAGVLAGAQNEEGARAFVDFLLSPEVQSVFPTEMYMYPAVTDTELPEEWARFAPLAPSPVEVSPEEIDANRDQWIRDWTEAMG from the coding sequence ATGAAGTTCTTCGTACACTCTGCCATCGCGGCCGCCGCCGTGCTGGCGCTGGCGGCCTGCGGCGGAGCGGCCACCCCGGGGGGCACGGAAGGCCCCGCGCGCGAGACGTCCGAGGCGCTCACCTCGTCGTCGACCTTGACGGTGGTGACCCACGATTCGTTCAGCCTGCCGGACGACCTCAAGGCCCGGTTCGCCGAGGAATCCGGCCTGGACGTGACCTACGTCCAGCCCGGCGACAGCGGCACCCTGGTCAACCAGCTCATCCTCACGAAGGACTCGCCGCTCGGCGACGTGGTGTTCGGCATCGACAACACCTACGCCTCGCGCGCCGCGGAGGAGGGTGTCCTCTCCGGTTACGAGTCAGAGGCCCTCCCGGAGGAGGCCAGGGCCATGGCCACCGAGGGCCTCACGCCCATCGACTTCGGCGACGTGTGCATCAACGCCGACAAGCGCTGGTTCGCCGAGCACGACCTGACCATCCCGGCCACCCTCGACGACCTCCTCAAACCCGAATACAAGGACCTCCTCGTCGTGACCCACCCGGCGTCCTCCTCGCCGGGCCTGGCCTTCCTGCTCGCCACCATCGGCGAGAAGGGCGACGGCTGGCTCGACTACTGGTCCGCCCTGGCGGACAACGGCCTGAAGGTCGCCTCGGGTTGGACCGAGGCCTACTACACGGACTTCTCGGGCGCCGACGGCGCAGGGCCCCGCCCGCTGGTGCTGAGCTACGCCACCTCCCCCGCGTACACAGTGGACGGGGACGAATCCACCACCGAAGCGCTGCTGGACACGTGCTTCCGCCAGGTCGAGTACGCCGGCGTCCTCGCGGGCGCCCAGAACGAGGAAGGCGCCCGCGCCTTCGTCGACTTCCTGCTCAGCCCCGAGGTGCAGAGCGTGTTCCCCACCGAGATGTACATGTACCCCGCGGTGACCGACACCGAACTGCCCGAGGAGTGGGCCCGCTTCGCGCCGCTGGCACCGTCGCCGGTGGAGGTCTCCCCCGAAGAGATCGACGCGAACCGCGACCAGTGGATCCGTGACTGGACCGAGGCCATGGGGTGA